From the Tateyamaria omphalii genome, one window contains:
- a CDS encoding SDR family oxidoreductase, with product MSDLFTLAGRRALITGSSQGIGLALAKGLADAGAEIVLNGRDTGKLARAAEALGGTVHQLAFDATDHDAVRAAVDGFEAQTGPIDILINNAGMQHRTELENFPADAFERLLQTNIASVFHVGQAVARHMIGRGAGKIINIASVQTALARPGIAPYTATKGAVANLTKGMATEWAKHGLQCNAIAPGYFDTPLNAALVADPEFSAWLEKRTPAGRWGQVDELVGAAVFLSSAASSFVNGHTLFVDGGITASL from the coding sequence ATGTCTGACCTTTTCACGCTTGCGGGCCGTCGCGCCCTGATCACCGGATCGTCGCAGGGCATCGGCCTTGCCTTGGCCAAGGGCCTCGCGGACGCCGGGGCTGAGATTGTGTTGAACGGACGCGACACTGGCAAGCTGGCGCGTGCGGCAGAAGCATTGGGCGGCACGGTGCATCAACTGGCGTTCGATGCGACAGACCATGATGCGGTGCGCGCCGCAGTGGACGGATTTGAGGCGCAGACGGGCCCGATAGACATCCTGATCAACAACGCCGGGATGCAACACCGGACGGAGTTGGAGAACTTTCCGGCCGATGCCTTCGAGCGGCTGTTGCAGACCAATATCGCGAGCGTCTTTCACGTCGGTCAGGCTGTTGCGCGGCACATGATCGGGCGCGGGGCAGGCAAGATCATCAACATCGCCTCTGTCCAGACGGCCTTGGCCCGTCCGGGCATTGCACCCTACACCGCGACCAAAGGCGCCGTGGCGAACCTGACCAAAGGGATGGCGACCGAGTGGGCCAAGCATGGATTGCAGTGCAACGCCATCGCGCCCGGCTATTTCGACACGCCGCTGAACGCGGCCCTTGTAGCGGATCCTGAGTTTTCTGCCTGGTTGGAGAAGCGCACACCGGCGGGCCGCTGGGGTCAGGTCGACGAACTGGTGGGGGCCGCCGTTTTTCTGTCCTCGGCCGCGTCCAGTTTCGTTAATGGTCACACGCTGTTCGTGGACGGCGGCATCACGGCGTCGCTCTGA